In the Vespa crabro chromosome 10, iyVesCrab1.2, whole genome shotgun sequence genome, one interval contains:
- the LOC124427291 gene encoding uncharacterized protein LOC124427291 isoform X4 gives MPKDSSSIVHKQDIKMTSKDIVNNTYDNNIDNKNSDNGSLLVESLKVNHSVKSNSSLGDKHNVSSQISKPVTPVKIKKVNEEDKKNSKLSYYIFILLFVVIGYICFPLSQSYNNKSIAYDKQEKMIHELHKSITDAKLKFKSQKFSMWNAFSSQLEEIINGTTKVSIVILLGSEGNTIKCLAHMFGDISSKTLGGDNYLTLNAKNIGDDQGKIINKLKTEILIKRAVIIEDLLDINSEAIKTLHNLCDKENPLISKTMYIITIISNGYEELNEDKFVEDSLTAKFSKSIDLDILNPLITRIMDGPIISILPEPSMKGEKNIDECLLL, from the exons atgccTAAGGATTCAAGTTCTATTGTACATAAACAAGATATTAAGATGACTTCAAAAGATATCGTCAATAacacatatgataataatattgataataagaattctGATAACGGCAGTTTATTAGTTGAATCCTTAAAAGTAAATCACTCAGTGAAAAGTAATTCTTCATTGGGAGATAAACATAATGTTAGTTCACAAATATCTAAACCAGTTACTCCtgttaaaataaagaaagttaatgaagaagataagaaaaatagtaaattatcttattatatatttatactattatttgttgttattggataCATATGTTTTCCTTTATCacaaagttataataataaatcaatagcatatgataaacaagaaaaaatgatacatGAATTACACAAATCAATAACAGATgccaaattaaaatttaaaagtcAAAAATTTAGTATGTGGAATGCATTCTCATCTCAGttagaagaaattattaatggaACGACGAaagtttctatcgttattttacttGGAAGTGAAGgaaatacaattaaatgttTAGCGCATATGTTTGGGGACATAAGTAGCAAGACTTTAGGTggtgataattatttaacattgaatGCGAAAAATATTGGGGATGATCAAggaaaaatcattaataaattaaaaacagaGATTCTGATTAAAAGAGCTGTG aTTATAGAAGATTTGCTTGATATAAATTCTGAAGCCATTAAAACATTGCATAATTTGTGTGATAAAGAAAACCCTTTAATTTCAAAGACCatgtatataattactattatatcgaATGGTTACGAAGAATTGAATGAAGATAAGTTTGTAGAAGATTCTCTTACTGCCAAATTTTCTAAATCTATTGATTTGGATATTTTAAATCCTCTTATTACTCGAATCATGGATGGtccgataatatcaattttaccAGAGCCAAGTatgaaaggggaaaaaaatattgatgaatgtttacttctttaa
- the LOC124427291 gene encoding uncharacterized protein LOC124427291 isoform X3: MDPDCFNKERHLKRIIPKCRPPIRIIENSNKSNNNMPKDSSSIVHKQDIKMTSKDIVNNTYDNNIDNKNSDNGSLLVESLKVNHSVKSNSSLGDKHNVSSQISKPVTPVKIKKVNEEDKKNSKLSYYIFILLFVVIGYICFPLSQSYNNKSIAYDKQEKMIHELHKSITDAKLKFKSQKFSMWNAFSSQLEEIINGTTKVSIVILLGSEGNTIKCLAHMFGDISSKTLGGDNYLTLNAKNIGDDQGKIINKLKTEILIKRAVIIEDLLDINSEAIKTLHNLCDKENPLISKTMYIITIISNGYEELNEDKFVEDSLTAKFSKSIDLDILNPLITRIMDGPIISILPEPSMKGEKNIDECLLL; encoded by the exons atgGATCCAGATTGCTTT AATAAGGAAAGACATCTTAAACGAATTATACCAAAGTGTCGTCCACCTATAAGAATTATTGAGAATtcaaataagagtaataacaatatgccTAAGGATTCAAGTTCTATTGTACATAAACAAGATATTAAGATGACTTCAAAAGATATCGTCAATAacacatatgataataatattgataataagaattctGATAACGGCAGTTTATTAGTTGAATCCTTAAAAGTAAATCACTCAGTGAAAAGTAATTCTTCATTGGGAGATAAACATAATGTTAGTTCACAAATATCTAAACCAGTTACTCCtgttaaaataaagaaagttaatgaagaagataagaaaaatagtaaattatcttattatatatttatactattatttgttgttattggataCATATGTTTTCCTTTATCacaaagttataataataaatcaatagcatatgataaacaagaaaaaatgatacatGAATTACACAAATCAATAACAGATgccaaattaaaatttaaaagtcAAAAATTTAGTATGTGGAATGCATTCTCATCTCAGttagaagaaattattaatggaACGACGAaagtttctatcgttattttacttGGAAGTGAAGgaaatacaattaaatgttTAGCGCATATGTTTGGGGACATAAGTAGCAAGACTTTAGGTggtgataattatttaacattgaatGCGAAAAATATTGGGGATGATCAAggaaaaatcattaataaattaaaaacagaGATTCTGATTAAAAGAGCTGTG aTTATAGAAGATTTGCTTGATATAAATTCTGAAGCCATTAAAACATTGCATAATTTGTGTGATAAAGAAAACCCTTTAATTTCAAAGACCatgtatataattactattatatcgaATGGTTACGAAGAATTGAATGAAGATAAGTTTGTAGAAGATTCTCTTACTGCCAAATTTTCTAAATCTATTGATTTGGATATTTTAAATCCTCTTATTACTCGAATCATGGATGGtccgataatatcaattttaccAGAGCCAAGTatgaaaggggaaaaaaatattgatgaatgtttacttctttaa
- the LOC124427289 gene encoding putative uncharacterized protein DDB_G0271606 isoform X1, translated as MEKDQPDSLATVAVVSEKMPQTHSHYAPSEVYSSAEPPPAYMRPPMKNTAVQIARIAAITLITISIILGSFILTSSWIQARMSCTPEAMAAMQAEMKFQQQQQQQQGELLKHLQPEALIQDPIEAKESLQSLAETTKKENEVNTKDMKVQKEEDNASKSDNENGDRDEDDDDYDDDQFPPVHIKLPLQLDLDDIAGALMQQARSRVSCVVERRRADEVMDGTNDNGLDNSTDPQRFQRLSGERVAILCESGNPNQEQQEQEMLTPIIVPLGTVQIPLQSQEPNPNYHQYQIHTQYQVPDMQQLPLSDPRGLNHIPPNVLPAELRNLPQLTMEMRPPRMGPQAPMMGPQTGATGPQIEMRQIPIELRHFPMDPSRNMRPPMPQEQRQEPHQIPIMYQQPDQNLEMYGQEQQGAAMMPPPPPPLPSHTEQQIPEQRVLPQIIVPQTEQRMPMQPQVVPERPHSPFQGIPIEIRRIIQQVPLEIKNIIQHITGEARPVPIQVSEGARRENTQEFKPFPEATRPIIPMGSFPLPVEVRNLLEHGNIEGRRREDASNEQQEAKPFPGPEDEGEEVEKNFPVPAEIRNIIHQVVEGRAFPVPRFTLPLRPVESLEVPVEARAEVSDGSESEHQQQEQQPMHTVIQQQQQQQQQQQQQQQQSQQQQQQQEREEENRPHYVQPRSVRSIPEPFAHRREKRVRRCACDCAC; from the exons ATGGAGAAGGACCAGCCTGATTCTTTGGCAACGGTTGCTGTCGTCTCGGAGAAGATGCCGCAGACGCACAGTCATTATGCACCTAGCGAAGTCTATTCCTCTGCCGAACCACCACCA GCATACATGAGGCCACCAATGAAGAATACGGCGGTTCAGATCGCAAGGATCGCCGCTATCACTTTGATAACAATTTCGATTATCCTTGGAAGCTTCATCCTTACTTCATCTTGGATTCAAGCTCGTATGTCCTGTACACCAGAAGCTATGGCGGCTATGCAAGCTGAAATGAAgtttcaacaacaacaacaacaacaacagggCGAATTATTGAAACATCTGCAACCGGAGGCTCTCATTCAG GATCCCATTGAAGCAAAGGAAAGTTTACAAAGTCTTGCAGAAACgactaagaaagaaaatgaagtaaaTACTAAAGATATGAAGGTTcaaaaagaagaggataaTGCTTCGAAATCCGACAATGAAAATGGCGATCGCgatgaggacgacgacgattacGACGACGATCAGTTTCCCCCTGTGCATATTAAACTTCCTCTTCAGCTCGATTTGGATGATATCGCTGGA gCACTGATGCAACAAGCACGAAGTAGAGTTTCCTGTGTAGTTGAAAGACGAAGAGCCGATGAAGTAATGGACGGAACTAACGACAACGGACTGGATAACAGTACCGATCCTCAACGCTTCCAAAGATTAAGCGGTGAACGCGTTGCTATCCTTTGTGAATCAGGCAATCCTAATCAGGA GCAACAGGAGCAAGAAATGCTTACTCCGATCATTGTTCCATTAGGAACTGTACAAATTCCCCTTCAATCGCAAGAACCTAATCCGAATTATCATCAGTATCAAATTCACACACAATATCAAGTTCCTGATATGCAACAATTGCCGTTAAGCGATCCACGAGGCTTAAATCATATACCACCTAATGTCCTTCCTGCTGAACTACGTAATCTTCCTCAACTAACAATGGAAATGAGACCACCGCGAATGGGCCCGCAAGCTCCAATGATGGGACCTCAAACTGGTGCAACAGGACCACag ATTGAAATGCGTCAAATTCCAATCGAATTACGTCATTTCCCAATGGATCCATCAAGGAATATGAGACCACCGATGCCACAAGAACAACGTCAAGAACCACACCAAATACCGATTATGTATCAACAACCTGATCAAAATCTTGAAATGTATGGTCAAGAACAGCAGGGTGCAGCTATGatgccaccaccaccaccaccactaccatcgCATACTGAACAACAAATTCCTGAACAAAGAGTATTGCCCCAAATTATCGTACCACAAACTGAACAAAGAATGCCCATGCAACCACAAGTCGTTCCAGAAAGACCTCATTCGCCTTTTCAGGGAATACCTATAGAAATTAGAAGGATTATTCAACAAGTACCCttagaaataaagaacataatCCAACATATTACGGGAGAAGCTCGACCAGTACCGATACAAGTTTCCGAAGGAGCACGACGAGAG aatacaCAAGAATTCAAACCATTCCCTGAAGCAACACGACCTATTATACCTATGGGATCATTCCCACTTCCCGTCGAAGTAAGAAATCTTTTGGAACATGGAAATATTgaaggacgacgacgagaggATGCCTCTAATGAGCAACAAGAAGCTAAACCCTTCCCAGGTCCAGAGGACGAGGGTGAAGAAGTTGAGAAGAACTTTCCTGTACCTGCTGAAATTCGTAATATAATACATCAA gTTGTAGAAGGACGTGCATTCCCTGTACCAAGGTTCACTTTACCTTTGAGACCTGTAGAATCATTGGAAGTACCAGTTGAAGCTCGTGCTGAAGTTAGTGATGGCAGTGAATCGGAACATCAACAGCAAGAGCAACAACCAATGCATACTGTaattcaacaacaacaacaacaacaacagcaacaacagcaacaacaacaacaatcgcaacagcaacaacagcaacaagaacgagaagaagagaatcgaCCACATT atGTTCAACCACGTTCTGTACGCTCAATTCCTGAACCATTTGCCCATCGTCGAGAAAAACGTGTACGTCGTTGCGCTTGTGATTGTGCTTGCTAA
- the LOC124427291 gene encoding uncharacterized protein LOC124427291 isoform X2 produces the protein MSLNIKEEYHKLVIPRCRPPIRNIKKFNNNKERHLKRIIPKCRPPIRIIENSNKSNNNMPKDSSSIVHKQDIKMTSKDIVNNTYDNNIDNKNSDNGSLLVESLKVNHSVKSNSSLGDKHNVSSQISKPVTPVKIKKVNEEDKKNSKLSYYIFILLFVVIGYICFPLSQSYNNKSIAYDKQEKMIHELHKSITDAKLKFKSQKFSMWNAFSSQLEEIINGTTKVSIVILLGSEGNTIKCLAHMFGDISSKTLGGDNYLTLNAKNIGDDQGKIINKLKTEILIKRAVIIEDLLDINSEAIKTLHNLCDKENPLISKTMYIITIISNGYEELNEDKFVEDSLTAKFSKSIDLDILNPLITRIMDGPIISILPEPSMKGEKNIDECLLL, from the exons ATGAGTCTCAAT ATTAAGGAAGAATATCATAAATTGGTTATACCAAGGTGTCGTCCTCCTATAAGAAACatcaagaaatttaataat AATAAGGAAAGACATCTTAAACGAATTATACCAAAGTGTCGTCCACCTATAAGAATTATTGAGAATtcaaataagagtaataacaatatgccTAAGGATTCAAGTTCTATTGTACATAAACAAGATATTAAGATGACTTCAAAAGATATCGTCAATAacacatatgataataatattgataataagaattctGATAACGGCAGTTTATTAGTTGAATCCTTAAAAGTAAATCACTCAGTGAAAAGTAATTCTTCATTGGGAGATAAACATAATGTTAGTTCACAAATATCTAAACCAGTTACTCCtgttaaaataaagaaagttaatgaagaagataagaaaaatagtaaattatcttattatatatttatactattatttgttgttattggataCATATGTTTTCCTTTATCacaaagttataataataaatcaatagcatatgataaacaagaaaaaatgatacatGAATTACACAAATCAATAACAGATgccaaattaaaatttaaaagtcAAAAATTTAGTATGTGGAATGCATTCTCATCTCAGttagaagaaattattaatggaACGACGAaagtttctatcgttattttacttGGAAGTGAAGgaaatacaattaaatgttTAGCGCATATGTTTGGGGACATAAGTAGCAAGACTTTAGGTggtgataattatttaacattgaatGCGAAAAATATTGGGGATGATCAAggaaaaatcattaataaattaaaaacagaGATTCTGATTAAAAGAGCTGTG aTTATAGAAGATTTGCTTGATATAAATTCTGAAGCCATTAAAACATTGCATAATTTGTGTGATAAAGAAAACCCTTTAATTTCAAAGACCatgtatataattactattatatcgaATGGTTACGAAGAATTGAATGAAGATAAGTTTGTAGAAGATTCTCTTACTGCCAAATTTTCTAAATCTATTGATTTGGATATTTTAAATCCTCTTATTACTCGAATCATGGATGGtccgataatatcaattttaccAGAGCCAAGTatgaaaggggaaaaaaatattgatgaatgtttacttctttaa
- the LOC124427289 gene encoding putative uncharacterized protein DDB_G0271606 isoform X3 has product MAYMRPPMKNTAVQIARIAAITLITISIILGSFILTSSWIQARMSCTPEAMAAMQAEMKFQQQQQQQQGELLKHLQPEALIQDPIEAKESLQSLAETTKKENEVNTKDMKVQKEEDNASKSDNENGDRDEDDDDYDDDQFPPVHIKLPLQLDLDDIAGALMQQARSRVSCVVERRRADEVMDGTNDNGLDNSTDPQRFQRLSGERVAILCESGNPNQEQQEQEMLTPIIVPLGTVQIPLQSQEPNPNYHQYQIHTQYQVPDMQQLPLSDPRGLNHIPPNVLPAELRNLPQLTMEMRPPRMGPQAPMMGPQTGATGPQIEMRQIPIELRHFPMDPSRNMRPPMPQEQRQEPHQIPIMYQQPDQNLEMYGQEQQGAAMMPPPPPPLPSHTEQQIPEQRVLPQIIVPQTEQRMPMQPQVVPERPHSPFQGIPIEIRRIIQQVPLEIKNIIQHITGEARPVPIQVSEGARRENTQEFKPFPEATRPIIPMGSFPLPVEVRNLLEHGNIEGRRREDASNEQQEAKPFPGPEDEGEEVEKNFPVPAEIRNIIHQVVEGRAFPVPRFTLPLRPVESLEVPVEARAEVSDGSESEHQQQEQQPMHTVIQQQQQQQQQQQQQQQQSQQQQQQQEREEENRPHYVQPRSVRSIPEPFAHRREKRVRRCACDCAC; this is encoded by the exons ATG GCATACATGAGGCCACCAATGAAGAATACGGCGGTTCAGATCGCAAGGATCGCCGCTATCACTTTGATAACAATTTCGATTATCCTTGGAAGCTTCATCCTTACTTCATCTTGGATTCAAGCTCGTATGTCCTGTACACCAGAAGCTATGGCGGCTATGCAAGCTGAAATGAAgtttcaacaacaacaacaacaacaacagggCGAATTATTGAAACATCTGCAACCGGAGGCTCTCATTCAG GATCCCATTGAAGCAAAGGAAAGTTTACAAAGTCTTGCAGAAACgactaagaaagaaaatgaagtaaaTACTAAAGATATGAAGGTTcaaaaagaagaggataaTGCTTCGAAATCCGACAATGAAAATGGCGATCGCgatgaggacgacgacgattacGACGACGATCAGTTTCCCCCTGTGCATATTAAACTTCCTCTTCAGCTCGATTTGGATGATATCGCTGGA gCACTGATGCAACAAGCACGAAGTAGAGTTTCCTGTGTAGTTGAAAGACGAAGAGCCGATGAAGTAATGGACGGAACTAACGACAACGGACTGGATAACAGTACCGATCCTCAACGCTTCCAAAGATTAAGCGGTGAACGCGTTGCTATCCTTTGTGAATCAGGCAATCCTAATCAGGA GCAACAGGAGCAAGAAATGCTTACTCCGATCATTGTTCCATTAGGAACTGTACAAATTCCCCTTCAATCGCAAGAACCTAATCCGAATTATCATCAGTATCAAATTCACACACAATATCAAGTTCCTGATATGCAACAATTGCCGTTAAGCGATCCACGAGGCTTAAATCATATACCACCTAATGTCCTTCCTGCTGAACTACGTAATCTTCCTCAACTAACAATGGAAATGAGACCACCGCGAATGGGCCCGCAAGCTCCAATGATGGGACCTCAAACTGGTGCAACAGGACCACag ATTGAAATGCGTCAAATTCCAATCGAATTACGTCATTTCCCAATGGATCCATCAAGGAATATGAGACCACCGATGCCACAAGAACAACGTCAAGAACCACACCAAATACCGATTATGTATCAACAACCTGATCAAAATCTTGAAATGTATGGTCAAGAACAGCAGGGTGCAGCTATGatgccaccaccaccaccaccactaccatcgCATACTGAACAACAAATTCCTGAACAAAGAGTATTGCCCCAAATTATCGTACCACAAACTGAACAAAGAATGCCCATGCAACCACAAGTCGTTCCAGAAAGACCTCATTCGCCTTTTCAGGGAATACCTATAGAAATTAGAAGGATTATTCAACAAGTACCCttagaaataaagaacataatCCAACATATTACGGGAGAAGCTCGACCAGTACCGATACAAGTTTCCGAAGGAGCACGACGAGAG aatacaCAAGAATTCAAACCATTCCCTGAAGCAACACGACCTATTATACCTATGGGATCATTCCCACTTCCCGTCGAAGTAAGAAATCTTTTGGAACATGGAAATATTgaaggacgacgacgagaggATGCCTCTAATGAGCAACAAGAAGCTAAACCCTTCCCAGGTCCAGAGGACGAGGGTGAAGAAGTTGAGAAGAACTTTCCTGTACCTGCTGAAATTCGTAATATAATACATCAA gTTGTAGAAGGACGTGCATTCCCTGTACCAAGGTTCACTTTACCTTTGAGACCTGTAGAATCATTGGAAGTACCAGTTGAAGCTCGTGCTGAAGTTAGTGATGGCAGTGAATCGGAACATCAACAGCAAGAGCAACAACCAATGCATACTGTaattcaacaacaacaacaacaacaacagcaacaacagcaacaacaacaacaatcgcaacagcaacaacagcaacaagaacgagaagaagagaatcgaCCACATT atGTTCAACCACGTTCTGTACGCTCAATTCCTGAACCATTTGCCCATCGTCGAGAAAAACGTGTACGTCGTTGCGCTTGTGATTGTGCTTGCTAA
- the LOC124427289 gene encoding transcription factor SPT20 homolog isoform X2, with amino-acid sequence MEKDQPDSLATVAVVSEKMPQTHSHYAPSEVYSSAEPPPAYMRPPMKNTAVQIARIAAITLITISIILGSFILTSSWIQARMSCTPEAMAAMQAEMKFQQQQQQQQGELLKHLQPEALIQDPIEAKESLQSLAETTKKENEVNTKDMKVQKEEDNASKSDNENGDRDEDDDDYDDDQFPPVHIKLPLQLDLDDIAGALMQQARSRVSCVVERRRADEVMDGTNDNGLDNSTDPQRFQRLSGERVAILCESGNPNQEQQEQEMLTPIIVPLGTVQIPLQSQEPNPNYHQYQIHTQYQVPDMQQLPLSDPRGLNHIPPNVLPAELRNLPQLTMEMRPPRMGPQAPMMGPQTGATGPQIEMRQIPIELRHFPMDPSRNMRPPMPQEQRQEPHQIPIMYQQPDQNLEMYGQEQQGAAMMPPPPPPLPSHTEQQIPEQRGIPIEIRRIIQQVPLEIKNIIQHITGEARPVPIQVSEGARRENTQEFKPFPEATRPIIPMGSFPLPVEVRNLLEHGNIEGRRREDASNEQQEAKPFPGPEDEGEEVEKNFPVPAEIRNIIHQVVEGRAFPVPRFTLPLRPVESLEVPVEARAEVSDGSESEHQQQEQQPMHTVIQQQQQQQQQQQQQQQQSQQQQQQQEREEENRPHYVQPRSVRSIPEPFAHRREKRVRRCACDCAC; translated from the exons ATGGAGAAGGACCAGCCTGATTCTTTGGCAACGGTTGCTGTCGTCTCGGAGAAGATGCCGCAGACGCACAGTCATTATGCACCTAGCGAAGTCTATTCCTCTGCCGAACCACCACCA GCATACATGAGGCCACCAATGAAGAATACGGCGGTTCAGATCGCAAGGATCGCCGCTATCACTTTGATAACAATTTCGATTATCCTTGGAAGCTTCATCCTTACTTCATCTTGGATTCAAGCTCGTATGTCCTGTACACCAGAAGCTATGGCGGCTATGCAAGCTGAAATGAAgtttcaacaacaacaacaacaacaacagggCGAATTATTGAAACATCTGCAACCGGAGGCTCTCATTCAG GATCCCATTGAAGCAAAGGAAAGTTTACAAAGTCTTGCAGAAACgactaagaaagaaaatgaagtaaaTACTAAAGATATGAAGGTTcaaaaagaagaggataaTGCTTCGAAATCCGACAATGAAAATGGCGATCGCgatgaggacgacgacgattacGACGACGATCAGTTTCCCCCTGTGCATATTAAACTTCCTCTTCAGCTCGATTTGGATGATATCGCTGGA gCACTGATGCAACAAGCACGAAGTAGAGTTTCCTGTGTAGTTGAAAGACGAAGAGCCGATGAAGTAATGGACGGAACTAACGACAACGGACTGGATAACAGTACCGATCCTCAACGCTTCCAAAGATTAAGCGGTGAACGCGTTGCTATCCTTTGTGAATCAGGCAATCCTAATCAGGA GCAACAGGAGCAAGAAATGCTTACTCCGATCATTGTTCCATTAGGAACTGTACAAATTCCCCTTCAATCGCAAGAACCTAATCCGAATTATCATCAGTATCAAATTCACACACAATATCAAGTTCCTGATATGCAACAATTGCCGTTAAGCGATCCACGAGGCTTAAATCATATACCACCTAATGTCCTTCCTGCTGAACTACGTAATCTTCCTCAACTAACAATGGAAATGAGACCACCGCGAATGGGCCCGCAAGCTCCAATGATGGGACCTCAAACTGGTGCAACAGGACCACag ATTGAAATGCGTCAAATTCCAATCGAATTACGTCATTTCCCAATGGATCCATCAAGGAATATGAGACCACCGATGCCACAAGAACAACGTCAAGAACCACACCAAATACCGATTATGTATCAACAACCTGATCAAAATCTTGAAATGTATGGTCAAGAACAGCAGGGTGCAGCTATGatgccaccaccaccaccaccactaccatcgCATACTGAACAACAAATTCCTGAACAAAGA GGAATACCTATAGAAATTAGAAGGATTATTCAACAAGTACCCttagaaataaagaacataatCCAACATATTACGGGAGAAGCTCGACCAGTACCGATACAAGTTTCCGAAGGAGCACGACGAGAG aatacaCAAGAATTCAAACCATTCCCTGAAGCAACACGACCTATTATACCTATGGGATCATTCCCACTTCCCGTCGAAGTAAGAAATCTTTTGGAACATGGAAATATTgaaggacgacgacgagaggATGCCTCTAATGAGCAACAAGAAGCTAAACCCTTCCCAGGTCCAGAGGACGAGGGTGAAGAAGTTGAGAAGAACTTTCCTGTACCTGCTGAAATTCGTAATATAATACATCAA gTTGTAGAAGGACGTGCATTCCCTGTACCAAGGTTCACTTTACCTTTGAGACCTGTAGAATCATTGGAAGTACCAGTTGAAGCTCGTGCTGAAGTTAGTGATGGCAGTGAATCGGAACATCAACAGCAAGAGCAACAACCAATGCATACTGTaattcaacaacaacaacaacaacaacagcaacaacagcaacaacaacaacaatcgcaacagcaacaacagcaacaagaacgagaagaagagaatcgaCCACATT atGTTCAACCACGTTCTGTACGCTCAATTCCTGAACCATTTGCCCATCGTCGAGAAAAACGTGTACGTCGTTGCGCTTGTGATTGTGCTTGCTAA
- the LOC124427291 gene encoding uncharacterized protein LOC124427291 isoform X1, with product MLQSINSEIKEEYHKLVIPRCRPPIRNIKKFNNNKERHLKRIIPKCRPPIRIIENSNKSNNNMPKDSSSIVHKQDIKMTSKDIVNNTYDNNIDNKNSDNGSLLVESLKVNHSVKSNSSLGDKHNVSSQISKPVTPVKIKKVNEEDKKNSKLSYYIFILLFVVIGYICFPLSQSYNNKSIAYDKQEKMIHELHKSITDAKLKFKSQKFSMWNAFSSQLEEIINGTTKVSIVILLGSEGNTIKCLAHMFGDISSKTLGGDNYLTLNAKNIGDDQGKIINKLKTEILIKRAVIIEDLLDINSEAIKTLHNLCDKENPLISKTMYIITIISNGYEELNEDKFVEDSLTAKFSKSIDLDILNPLITRIMDGPIISILPEPSMKGEKNIDECLLL from the exons ATGTTGCAAAGTATAAATAGTGAG ATTAAGGAAGAATATCATAAATTGGTTATACCAAGGTGTCGTCCTCCTATAAGAAACatcaagaaatttaataat AATAAGGAAAGACATCTTAAACGAATTATACCAAAGTGTCGTCCACCTATAAGAATTATTGAGAATtcaaataagagtaataacaatatgccTAAGGATTCAAGTTCTATTGTACATAAACAAGATATTAAGATGACTTCAAAAGATATCGTCAATAacacatatgataataatattgataataagaattctGATAACGGCAGTTTATTAGTTGAATCCTTAAAAGTAAATCACTCAGTGAAAAGTAATTCTTCATTGGGAGATAAACATAATGTTAGTTCACAAATATCTAAACCAGTTACTCCtgttaaaataaagaaagttaatgaagaagataagaaaaatagtaaattatcttattatatatttatactattatttgttgttattggataCATATGTTTTCCTTTATCacaaagttataataataaatcaatagcatatgataaacaagaaaaaatgatacatGAATTACACAAATCAATAACAGATgccaaattaaaatttaaaagtcAAAAATTTAGTATGTGGAATGCATTCTCATCTCAGttagaagaaattattaatggaACGACGAaagtttctatcgttattttacttGGAAGTGAAGgaaatacaattaaatgttTAGCGCATATGTTTGGGGACATAAGTAGCAAGACTTTAGGTggtgataattatttaacattgaatGCGAAAAATATTGGGGATGATCAAggaaaaatcattaataaattaaaaacagaGATTCTGATTAAAAGAGCTGTG aTTATAGAAGATTTGCTTGATATAAATTCTGAAGCCATTAAAACATTGCATAATTTGTGTGATAAAGAAAACCCTTTAATTTCAAAGACCatgtatataattactattatatcgaATGGTTACGAAGAATTGAATGAAGATAAGTTTGTAGAAGATTCTCTTACTGCCAAATTTTCTAAATCTATTGATTTGGATATTTTAAATCCTCTTATTACTCGAATCATGGATGGtccgataatatcaattttaccAGAGCCAAGTatgaaaggggaaaaaaatattgatgaatgtttacttctttaa